The bacterium genome window below encodes:
- a CDS encoding flagellar protein FlgN, whose protein sequence is MKQKKVLRKIDYFKELIHLSQQKNKNLISEEIDDLFPIINQEKKLISQIIEEKEIESFKEKERLRLVAFELQKINQRNKELVMRSLSFLGELFRYISSFGDKNTYGSKSLPKPLLFNQII, encoded by the coding sequence GTGAAGCAAAAAAAAGTTTTAAGAAAAATAGACTATTTTAAGGAGTTGATCCATCTTTCCCAACAAAAGAATAAAAATTTAATATCTGAAGAAATTGACGATCTTTTCCCAATTATTAATCAAGAAAAGAAACTCATTAGCCAAATCATTGAAGAAAAAGAGATAGAAAGCTTTAAAGAAAAAGAAAGATTAAGATTAGTTGCTTTTGAGCTTCAAAAGATAAATCAAAGAAATAAAGAATTGGTGATGAGGTCGTTATCTTTTTTAGGAGAACTTTTTAGATACATTAGCTCCTTTGGAGATAAAAATACCTATGGAAGTAAAAGTTTACCAAAACCTTTACTCTTTAATCAAATAATTTAA